TAATCAACTATTCTATTTTTCATCACCAAAAAATAGATTTTATTCTGATGGAAAATAACTTTTTATGTTCCACCGATTTGTTTTATTATTGGTACAGTAATTACCGTTAAAATACCTttcaaaagtaaataaatagatcCGAAACATATAAAATGTTGTTAATGTTGTTGTGGATCAAACTATTATTGAGAAAATCGGATAATACAACGAActatcattaagaatttcatctTTTGACCAAAAACAAGCAAGAAGTATAATaccataaaaagaaaaatataccgaataaaaaaaatttcgattgAGTTCTGAAGTAGCTCCTGAAAATGCTGATATGACACCGAATAATATTGACACATTGTCGAAAATTGCTAACGTATCTGATACCATTTCAACAATTTGACCAAAATAGTCATAAACTAAATTTTAGTCTTGGTTCCTTAATTACATTTAGAGAAAAATGATGACTATGTTATAAAATTCAGACACGACTAATAGCAACCCATTAATACTCCGTATAATCACGAGactatcaatttattttaaaaataagcaaatatatataatttgagaCCTTTCAAACCATGTTTCAAATTCGGACCCCTAGATAGATCGCATCTCTTGTTTTGTCTTCAATTCCATATAATAAATGTTTATGCTGCATTTATTGTATGAACAAGAACACTTGTAATTAGTTTATATTTAGTTATCTACCACTTGTGCaaaatttattacaattttttgtcATCGCTTAAATTTGTGAATCTGTcatgttatttatttcatgcattCTCTCCTTTCCAGGGGAATTAATTTTTTAGGGATACACGTTTATTACCTTATCATTTATAtgtatacaataaaaaaaaaaagaagagagatttgGATCTAACTGCCGgttgatttgattaaaaaaacaatGATAGCTGGCATCAGACCAACTACGAAGCCAGCGTTTAGTAACTCCACCACTAATTACGTACTCcaatctaaatttttttaattctagAGCAAAGAGTTTTCGCGTGATGGCATGTTGATGAACTCGTATAATCTCTCACCAAATTGTGattaagaaataatattttctttcatattttattGGTTCTAATAATAAGttcgatttaattattttatataaatagatGTGACATACATAGTTGTTGTTTAATTTGGATTCTTGTATATACAATAAATCCTTAAATGGCATCAACTCTCTTTACAATCCAATACAATATTAAGCAAGCaagaagaaattattattttttataatgtatttaattttttatatttaatcagACATCTTGTCACAATCAGtgacattttattattttttcaatatcatGTCAAATGAAAAAAGAATTAAAGTTGAAAAAAGAACGACAAAAAAACCAAgttgatcaaaatataattttgccAATCAgactataataaaaaaaatggttattGTGTTTGTGGTTGAAGTTATTTTCTCCTTAAAGTTTTCGATTGTTGGACGATAAATGGGGTTTTAAACGTATGGCCAAAGTTACTACACAAATTTGAGTTAAATCCCTGTGTTCAAGCTAAATGTTTCAACATGGTTAGCATATCATACAtactataataaaattttaattatttaaccaCAGAACTCAAGAAAAAGCCGAGTTATTTATATACACTCTCTTAATTAATACAGAACAAGGAAGTGTTTAATTATGTAATAATAGTACATTTCACCAACTAAAGAAGTTGCAGATAATCCTCGTAGACTTGGTCCAACATATGCGCATCACTGGAAGCATCCGATTGAGGTAGAGGCAGAACGCAATAGCCTCCCAGAAAATCGTCGTCGCCGCCGCAAACTTCATAGTCACCAACCTCCGGCCAAGCCATCGGCACGAAAGACGCTTCCACCTTCCTGCCACCACCCTGCGCTGCCGGCTCGGCGCCATCGCTACTCGAAAACCCACTCAACAGGCTGTCAAGGCTGTCAGCAGTCGAGAAAGCCGGAGATATCCTAATGGCTTTGGGCAAGTAAACTTTGGTCTTCTGAAGATGCTCAGTATCATGACCAACTTTGTTATCGGCTTCGACATTCTCAACCTTTTTCAGCTTCTTTGGTTTCTTAACGACTGTCGCGGTGGCGGCGGCTGCTTTCTTGACTTTGGGTGGTTTGGGTAAGTCCTTGTGAGGTTTAGGGTGGATGCCGGCATTGTTGAGTTTCTTGAGAAGATAGGTATTCCAGTAGTTCTTGATCTCATTGTCCGTTCGACCTGGCAATCTTCCGGCGATTAGGGACCATCGGTTGCCCAACAGGCCGTGCAGCCTCACGATCAAATCCTCCTCATCTTGGCTGATGTTTCCTCGCTTAATACCTGGCCGCAGATAATTCATCCACCTCAATCTGCAGCTCTTCCCACATCTCAGCAACCCTACATATGTACAACAAATACCTCTTAATGGATCAATATTTCCAAAGGAGGGAAGCATATAGAACGTAAACAActtaaaaacacaaaaaaaaaaaaacataccaGCTTTCTTAGGGAGAGATCTCCATTGGCCTTCTCCATTTTCTTGGATGAAAGTAGTTAGCAGAGTATCTTCCTTGGTAGACCAGGGTCCTCTCCTCAACCCCACTTTTGCGCAACAAGGGGATCTTCCCATTTCGCTTCCTTCCCTTCCCTTCCCTTCCCTTCTCGCGTGTGTATATATCAATTTTGCGAATAGGAACGCAACAAGTAAGTCGACCAACGAATGGCCTTCTCTCTCACACAGAAGCAGCCACAGAGAGAGAATAGGCAGAGGTCacaaaaattaatgtttttttatagGCCACCaataattgaatatatataGAAAAGATGGCCAGTACCAATATATTGTAtttcattattatattattaattaaaaaataatagagCCAATAACGCACGATGGACATCAATTGGGTATTATTTTTTGGACAAATATTTTGTATTCACTTACTCCAACAAGCTTCCGAATACACGGCGGCTATAGTACCAACGCAGCAGGTCCTCCTAGATCGAATTCattcaaacaaaaatatatatatatatttttcttttttctatttcgTTTTCATACCAAATTACTCtaggaaaaaattaatttaatccaATTCCAAacatagtaatttttttttatcaattctttAATATTAGAAAAACCAACAATGAACTTTCTCtataatttttgaatgaaatctatgctatcaaatttcagtttcagtccgatatttttatttttttgacaaatttataaatttttctatGTGAAATTAATGTGGTGCCAATACGACGCTAACTTATGTAATATCCAACATTCCATATATAAAATgattgaaattataaaaaaatcggAACATACATGACATAAATgattaaaatcgtaaaaagaACAAAAACAGATTTTTctcttaaatatattatttcaataAGCCATCTTTAATATACTCAACTACTTTGATTGCATTTAGTTGAAGGAGGTAAGAACGACTGACGGGCACGGGCAAACCCATCATTTGATTCGGATCTagcattttttatttgaattgcaTTTGTTTTGGACACACTACATTCTACAACTCCTCGTAGGTGTCTACGTTACGCTGGGAAAGTATTTATTACAACGGTGTTGGTGTAAGAACGCTATATTATGCAGCCACATGTTATTAACCATATAATTCAGGATTTGTGATATTTTAAATAGATTGGCGAATTAATATAAAAGCCCGTTTCCCCCATCTACAGTAATAATTGGAGAAACAAAAGCAGAAAATAATCATCGTACCTTTTGGAAAGAAGTTGCTTCGAAATTAACAAAATACGGTGGATAACTTTTTTTTGTCCTTTTGTGTGGGAAAGATGTACCATTTTTTTCTCagatattaacattttaatttttctccctCGCAAAAGattgatcagaaaactcaatttctACAGTGTTGTATTATAAGGTCTTTTGGGCTTTGTAagttaaaatgaaaatattcgTATATTCTATTTTTGTCCCCGTCGATCCTTTCTCCGACTCACTtgatctcttttttttttttttatttattattattattattattaataaaaactaGTATCTCATACATGAGATTCacgtatgtttttttttatggtatctttattattattattattattattattattattattattattattattattaaaaactaGTATCTCATATATGTGAGATAcacaaatgtttttttaaatgtaattaattattaaaattggtATGTATTGATGTTTGAATAATTACTTAAAATACAAATGAACTAAATTGATTATaaattatacaatttaaaaacaaataagtTTGAAAACTTCCTTGAATATAATGTTTGTCATTGAGTTTTTCGATTATTATCGTTATCACATATCAAAAGTTTTAGATCTCTAAGACTCGTAACACTTGATACAATAACATATAGATATCATGACTAAAACGAGATTTATTCAAAACATGCTCTATGTAAGATAAAAACCGACCCTGATTTTTGTTGATTATCATTGCTTAtgatataattaaatgaaattgcATTTTCTGTAATTTTAAAGAAACTTTTGGATAAGGAGTCAACTTTATTTTTGGAATAATCACATTATGACTTGCATTATTTCCGGAGATAATTTTTCATTCCCAAACATGATTTTCAAGCTTTGTCACAAGCAAAATAGTGTCATTTCATAATCCAACATAATGATCAATCTTTCGCAACAACATAACCGAGTACCACCCTTCCACTTTAAATCATGATTTGGTACCCCAAAACATCTTATTCTATTTAAGAATTCTGAAATATGCTTTAAAACAAAACTTATACATCATTGGAGCCTCATCTATATGCCTTAACATTTCCGAAAATTTTACTCTTTCGAAGTTTTTAATCAAAGCACctaactttattttaaaaattccgCAAACAATATCCGAACAGTCTTCAGGCTTAATTCTCCGACCTAAAAAATGTCATAATTTCCGGCTATTTTGGGTTACACGTAAATGTTATAAACAAATATGTGTAACCAACTCATACAGTCGTCGCATCCTGATAGTTCTGAATCATATATCTGGCCCTCCGATAAATGAAGAAGACAATATAATACATTTCCTTGAGTAGAAGCATTCATTTTGTCATGTAAAAGCTAATCATGAAGACATTTGTACATTTCATAtctcaattattttttatgcatccGAATATATATCAATCTTGCAGATTTTACCATTGTGCATGCATCAACAACAAACTGTTGAAAAGTCTTTCTCAACACAAAATAGTTGTTGAAGCCTCACAATCTATGTTCATGTAGTTGATAAACAAAAAATTCTATTATACACACTTTTTTCTCCCTCCAGCACATAACTCGGATTATGAGAATGTGATGTTTTCTCTATAATCACCCTCACCATACAGAAAAAGTAGAGGATACTGGAGAGCAATATATGTATGATTCAATTCGTTGATACATTTAAGTCGTCATGCATGTGTTTTTACTAAAATACTTCCATCTCCCATATACTTATCAAAATTTCCCACAATTAGCGCAACAACTTCAGAAGCAAAAGGAAGATTATATCTTCTTTCGTCACCACCTTTTATACCAATCAACTTTAGTTTTAAGTCAGATCGTTCTTACTACGTCATTCTTTCTTTCGCAATCTTAAAAGACTTGAATTATCAGATAGATTTATTGGAAAACTCAATTTCTTCACTGTTGTATCAGAAGCATGCAAATCATATTAGTAAAGTAGATCGCATTAGACAAACCTTATCATCAGAGAAAGTGTTGCTATGGAATCGAACCAATGACAATGCATTCATCAAACACTCACATATTACACTAACTTAGATCTTTTCattattgattttctttttgaagattaaagatttcattcattcattcattctcAATTGAAAATCCCAAGTCATAATTTACaatggaattaaaaaataaagggaaaaatCCCTATAATCTTGGGAAAATTAAGATAAAAACCATGAGTAGCTAGAAAATGTGCGGCATGATTAGCAGACCGACGGCAGTAACAGTCGTCCCAATTCGAGGCTTGGGTGAACTGGTTGACGATAAAGGAAGTAATGGGAGCTTCTTCTGCAAGTGGTGAAGGGTTGGTTGTAAAGAAAGCCACGTTGAATGCGTCGGTTTCAAAAATGACGCTTGGCCGATTGTATATTTATGCCGGATTTGTCTTTTCCAATTAAGCTCACTATTTTTCTTATTGCATGTCACGTGTATTAACTGTATAACTTCACTCTGGTGTACATTTTTATCAACGCATTATTAATTTGGTACAATCTTCGATCTCTATCAACTCAAATACTCTTGTAAATTTTCCAAGTACGAGGTGAACATTTATACAAACTAGTTTATTGCCAGAAAATGATTGTACAGAATAGACTTTGGATCGGTGATAACTTGGAAGGGTGACGGTGGTTTTACTTGATCCTCTCGTGAGTGGAGTGATtgattctttgagaaatacacAAATTAGTTATAATTTTGATTAATGAGATACGATAATCATCTACAAAATATGAACCCAGGATCGACAGTATCTTCTCCTTTTATTCTCTCACAAGGTCAAAATCAGTGACCCCCTCCGTGCCCAAGCTCTAAATTAACCCGTGATGACAGAGCCTGGCCGACAAAATTGGCATAAGTTAATCAAGAACAGCAACGGCCCAAATCTGGGGACTCGATTTGAAGAAGGCCCACGCAGTATATATATACTCGCATTATTCATTGTTGATTAATAATGCATTTACTGATCCGGGGAGATGTATCATTGGCAAAAGAGCCTCCATGTATGTTAGACTATAAACATAAAGGGTGGTGTTCTTAGATTGCTCCCTTTAGACGGCTTTCGTACACTTTTCAGTATTCAGAACATAGGTTATAAACTTAACAGATATTCCATCCGAAAAAGTTTGCCTATTAGATGGTGTAACCTCATGGATTTATAAGTTACTCTTTGTTAGTTTTAATATTCAACGTGAgatatttgtaatattttacTTTATAATCCGATCGTTCTCCGCAGCGACGAGCTTGGTTAGTGATCTGTTCGAGTTCTCTATCAGAAAAAAAATGGTAGATCCTTAATAGTCCCATGTGTACTTTTTCCCTGTGGACGAATCAATTCATGACAACCGAGAATGAAAGAAACTGTTTTTTTTCCTGTGCTAATCAAAAAGTGAGCGAGGCATATGTCCCAACATGTGCAACCAATAAATGCAATTGTGGCATGCAGAGCGCGCCTGATATAGCAGTTTACGGTGAGAGACACAACGAAGTTGTATAAAGGCAGACCCACAAGAACAATCAATTTGATACTGTTGAAAGAAATAATGGCACGTTTAGCAGACCCCATGTGTACCTGCCCAATTTCAAGGAACATAGATATTTCACATCATCAGCTTTCCAATTACGTAACATCTCCCCCATAAAGATGCTTTTATGTGATCTGAATGAAATGGCGCGAGCTGTAATTGTAACTTTATGGAAGAACAGAGTTTACagagaagaatcatctagccaagAATTTATGCAATTGATTGGGTCATCAAAAGCctgaaaaaataatagaaagtAGAAAGTAAGCCATTTAGTTGACTTGTGGCCAGTTATATACAAACCCAATTTCCATTGCCTCTTGGggcattatttaaataaatttactaCACTTTTGACCTATAAAGAATATACTTTTAAAACATACACATACAGATTCCTCCTCGATTCTCAATCTACACCGTGTCTCAAATTTCATGATCCATGTTCTAACGGTACATTCTGCGGCCGTATAACAATGTCTCAAAATCGAATAGGTAACCCATAGTTGAGAAATGTTCGAATGCATCCATCCCAACCAGCTGTTACTATCACAAGACCCCACAAGTGAGGAGTGTTCAACGCGTTGAGCCAAGCATTTTTCAGAAACTTGAATTCTGATTTGCATAACGACGGTTTGCCAGTCACTGGTCTTGATTTGGGCAGCCTCTCCTCTGGCCAAGTAGCAGATCCTCTGTATATGGCGTCTAAGAAAAACCCGAGGCTCATGGTAAAACAATCAGGGAAATATGCGGGTAACTTTTGGAGAAATTTCTCGTCGCAATGTCCGTTTCTTAAGATACTTTCAGGTAGTGATCCCAACTTATTCTTCAATCCACACCAAGGGATGGCGATGGAAGAATTGCGGGAGAAGAAATTCTCGCGCGAGCCTGAATTCTTTGATCTAGATGATTTCTGGTCCTGGGCATTATAACTCCAGACATGGACATTTGAGTCCTCTGTGGC
The DNA window shown above is from Primulina huaijiensis isolate GDHJ02 chromosome 12, ASM1229523v2, whole genome shotgun sequence and carries:
- the LOC140989195 gene encoding uncharacterized protein encodes the protein MGRSPCCAKVGLRRGPWSTKEDTLLTTFIQENGEGQWRSLPKKAGLLRCGKSCRLRWMNYLRPGIKRGNISQDEEDLIVRLHGLLGNRWSLIAGRLPGRTDNEIKNYWNTYLLKKLNNAGIHPKPHKDLPKPPKVKKAAAATATVVKKPKKLKKVENVEADNKVGHDTEHLQKTKVYLPKAIRISPAFSTADSLDSLLSGFSSSDGAEPAAQGGGRKVEASFVPMAWPEVGDYEVCGGDDDFLGGYCVLPLPQSDASSDAHMLDQVYEDYLQLL